One Micromonospora craniellae genomic region harbors:
- a CDS encoding TSCPD domain-containing protein yields the protein MTSTFVIDGVPGRLVTTATSNGEVGHVDLRAGTHNSTLAGLTDALSTAITTALRAGAPSTAFVDAFRRTRYVPAGATGDPHVPHATSLGDYLAQRLHHNHPDGPERP from the coding sequence TTGACCAGCACGTTCGTGATCGATGGTGTTCCGGGACGCCTGGTCACCACCGCTACGTCGAACGGCGAGGTCGGTCACGTCGACCTGCGGGCCGGCACGCACAACTCCACCCTGGCCGGACTCACCGACGCCCTGTCCACCGCGATCACCACCGCACTCCGAGCCGGAGCACCCTCAACCGCGTTCGTCGATGCGTTCCGGCGTACCCGCTACGTTCCAGCCGGCGCGACCGGTGATCCGCACGTGCCGCATGCGACGTCGCTGGGCGACTACCTCGCCCAGCGCCTGCACCACAACCACCCCGACGGGCCGGAACGGCCATGA
- a CDS encoding nucleotidyltransferase family protein, translating to MTTLPAGWADPADVRRGSELRELVRANVPLMRALTVVRDSGLPDAWIGAGVLRDLIWGRRYGTGFDLRTVQDVDVAFFDPADLSRDNDDRATARLATIEPGVPWEAKNQAAVHTWYPHRFGGPPVPPFRGIAEAVATWPEYATAVAIHLDPDNHIEVCAPHSLDDLLDGVWRRNPTRVSEQTSYERLSRHQPAQRWPGVRVITSPPAHREDR from the coding sequence ATGACGACGCTGCCCGCCGGCTGGGCGGACCCGGCAGACGTTAGGCGCGGTAGCGAGTTGCGGGAGTTGGTCAGGGCCAACGTGCCGCTGATGCGGGCGCTGACCGTGGTGCGGGACTCGGGGCTGCCCGACGCGTGGATAGGCGCGGGTGTCCTGCGCGACCTGATCTGGGGACGCCGCTACGGCACCGGGTTTGACCTGCGTACGGTGCAGGATGTCGACGTTGCGTTCTTCGACCCTGCCGACCTGAGCCGGGACAACGACGATCGGGCCACCGCCCGGCTGGCCACGATCGAACCGGGCGTGCCGTGGGAGGCGAAGAACCAGGCCGCCGTGCACACCTGGTACCCGCACCGGTTCGGCGGGCCGCCGGTCCCACCGTTTCGCGGCATCGCCGAGGCGGTCGCGACCTGGCCCGAGTACGCCACCGCCGTCGCGATCCACCTCGACCCCGACAATCACATCGAGGTCTGTGCGCCGCATAGCCTTGATGATCTTCTCGATGGCGTGTGGCGACGCAATCCCACCCGAGTCAGCGAACAAACCTCCTACGAGCGGCTTTCCCGCCACCAGCCGGCGCAGCGGTGGCCGGGAGTCCGCGTCATCACCAGCCCTCCCGCCCACAGGGAGGACCGGTGA
- a CDS encoding NUDIX domain-containing protein — protein sequence MPSGRRDFTADLPRKRMAAGLLITDADERVLLVEPVYKAQWEIPGGCVEADESPYQAAIRECREELGLGMSPGRLLVMDWVPAREGRTEGVMVIYDGGTLDATTTERIVVPPEELKGWAWSDPPQTAQRLRPLLARRIAEALRARADGCTYYLEDGVRVT from the coding sequence ATGCCTTCCGGACGTCGCGATTTCACCGCCGATCTGCCCCGTAAGCGGATGGCCGCCGGGCTGCTGATCACCGACGCGGACGAGCGGGTTCTGCTGGTCGAACCCGTTTACAAGGCGCAGTGGGAGATCCCCGGCGGGTGCGTCGAGGCTGACGAGTCGCCCTACCAGGCCGCGATCCGAGAGTGCCGGGAAGAGCTCGGTCTGGGCATGTCGCCAGGCCGGTTACTCGTCATGGACTGGGTACCGGCCCGAGAGGGGCGCACCGAGGGCGTCATGGTCATCTACGACGGCGGCACCCTCGATGCCACCACGACGGAACGGATCGTGGTGCCGCCGGAAGAGTTGAAGGGCTGGGCGTGGTCCGACCCGCCACAGACCGCCCAGCGGTTACGGCCGCTGCTGGCCCGCCGGATCGCCGAGGCGCTGCGCGCCCGCGCTGACGGGTGTACCTACTACCTCGAAGACGGCGTCCGGGTCACCTGA
- a CDS encoding IS3 family transposase — MWGIAPACRLTGLSRATLYRRSAPPLVSRPRAPRKPPPSALTEPERRQVLDLLNSPPYVDLAPAQVWARELDEGRWWCSESTMYRILRAAGQTGERRSQATHPARTKPELVADAANQVWSWDITKLRGPVKGVWFHLYTVIDIWSRYVVGHMVAAHEDGQLAEALIADAAARERVNPDQLTVHADRGAAMTSKTVTQLLTDLKIGRSHSRPKTSNDNPYIEASFKTLKYDPTFPERFGSIQHARQHCEAFYSYYNHEHRHSGIGLHTPASVHHGTAGQIREQRQRTLDAAWAAHPERFGRRRPQPPQLPDRAWINKPDNSHPEQAVTSAGAPLPPAQS, encoded by the coding sequence TTGTGGGGCATCGCGCCCGCGTGCCGGCTGACCGGCCTGTCCAGGGCGACGCTGTATCGCCGTAGTGCCCCGCCGCTGGTCTCCCGGCCGAGAGCACCGCGTAAGCCGCCGCCGTCCGCGCTGACCGAGCCTGAACGCCGGCAGGTCCTGGACCTGCTCAACAGCCCGCCATACGTGGATCTGGCCCCGGCGCAGGTGTGGGCCCGCGAACTCGACGAGGGCCGCTGGTGGTGCTCGGAGTCCACGATGTACCGGATTCTGCGGGCCGCCGGGCAGACCGGCGAACGCCGCAGCCAGGCCACCCATCCGGCCCGGACCAAACCCGAACTGGTCGCCGACGCCGCGAATCAGGTGTGGTCGTGGGACATCACGAAGCTGCGCGGCCCGGTCAAGGGCGTCTGGTTCCACCTTTACACGGTGATCGACATCTGGTCCCGCTACGTCGTCGGGCACATGGTCGCCGCCCACGAGGACGGCCAACTCGCCGAAGCGCTGATCGCCGACGCCGCCGCCCGCGAACGCGTGAACCCCGATCAGCTGACCGTGCACGCCGACCGCGGCGCCGCGATGACCAGCAAGACCGTCACCCAGCTGCTGACCGATCTCAAAATCGGCCGCAGCCACAGCCGGCCCAAGACCTCCAACGACAACCCGTACATCGAGGCCAGCTTCAAGACACTCAAGTACGACCCCACGTTCCCAGAGCGGTTCGGATCGATCCAGCACGCCCGACAGCACTGCGAAGCGTTCTACAGCTACTACAACCACGAACACCGGCACTCCGGGATCGGCCTGCACACCCCGGCATCGGTCCACCACGGCACCGCCGGACAGATCCGTGAACAGCGGCAACGCACCCTCGACGCCGCCTGGGCCGCACATCCCGAACGGTTCGGACGCCGCCGTCCCCAACCACCCCAGCTACCGGACCGGGCATGGATCAACAAACCCGACAACAGCCACCCGGAACAGGCCGTGACCTCGGCCGGAGCCCCTCTTCCACCAGCACAAAGCTAA
- a CDS encoding helix-turn-helix domain-containing protein, with the protein MVDHDEITAARRALGRRLAHLRKNAGRTQHGLARLVQYGRSSIANTETGRQLPERPFWTRCDQVLGTGGVLIAEYDRIADLNYRRLPRPAAGTSRRAADYGGEASIRTSGREQSVRVIWVNGAFGAGKTTLAQQLIADDPQLLLFDAELPGFMLREIVPLPPSGDFQDLRVWRRSVVDTAVALAQEYQRTLVVPMTVVVWPYLDEILTGLRAHGMDVTHYFITVPTDVIRRRIEAQSL; encoded by the coding sequence ATGGTCGACCACGACGAGATCACCGCCGCTCGCCGCGCGCTCGGCCGCCGCCTCGCCCACCTGCGCAAAAACGCCGGCCGCACCCAGCACGGGCTCGCCCGGCTCGTGCAGTACGGGCGCAGCTCGATAGCGAACACCGAAACCGGCCGACAGCTCCCCGAGCGGCCGTTCTGGACCCGCTGCGATCAGGTGCTGGGCACCGGGGGTGTGCTGATCGCTGAGTACGACCGCATCGCCGACCTGAACTACCGCCGACTCCCGCGACCGGCTGCTGGTACATCACGCCGCGCCGCCGATTACGGTGGGGAGGCCAGCATTCGAACCAGCGGGAGAGAACAGTCCGTGCGGGTGATCTGGGTGAACGGCGCGTTCGGCGCGGGGAAAACGACGCTGGCGCAGCAGCTGATCGCGGACGATCCCCAGCTACTGCTCTTCGACGCCGAACTACCTGGGTTCATGCTCCGGGAGATCGTGCCGCTACCGCCCAGCGGGGACTTCCAGGACCTGCGGGTATGGCGACGCAGCGTCGTGGACACGGCGGTCGCACTCGCGCAGGAATACCAGCGGACACTGGTCGTGCCCATGACCGTCGTCGTCTGGCCCTACCTCGATGAGATCCTCACCGGACTGCGTGCCCACGGCATGGACGTCACGCACTACTTCATCACCGTTCCGACCGACGTCATCCGGAGGCGGATCGAGGCGCAGTCGCTCTAG
- a CDS encoding protein-L-isoaspartate O-methyltransferase family protein: protein MTDLDRAFHAVPGPIYTHHERHGETVHRSAPESIRRELAALQVHPGDRVLEIGTGSGYSGALLAQCCPDGQVTSIDISDELVRRAAAIHAERGVTGVDCHVGDGLAGYPTAAPFHRVVSWCAPPRLPKAWTQQVVNGGGIVACLPITALPSATLIATITVAAGKPRIEALAGGGYAQSTPVAVDDALTVPGRWVDYCDRRPDPSWIGICWRSADDAQHTGARSALGQLLHPGYTDTYRQMELHWRSWYTWTSALGDPQLSLVSLRNEIRGLGHTTPRSAAVILTDGRVIADRPDSPSLHSLRTWLQRWEHAGRPAPESFARTLVPHDGPDLAGWDLQVGHGSVTTRPAAAAARR from the coding sequence GTGACCGACCTCGACCGGGCCTTCCACGCCGTACCGGGCCCGATCTACACCCACCATGAGCGGCACGGCGAAACGGTGCACCGCTCGGCACCGGAGTCGATCCGCCGCGAGCTGGCCGCCCTGCAGGTCCACCCCGGGGACCGGGTGCTCGAAATCGGTACGGGCTCCGGGTACAGCGGCGCGCTGCTCGCGCAGTGCTGCCCGGACGGCCAGGTCACCAGCATCGACATCAGCGACGAACTCGTCCGCCGCGCGGCAGCCATCCACGCCGAGCGCGGGGTAACCGGCGTCGACTGCCATGTTGGCGACGGCCTGGCCGGCTATCCAACCGCAGCGCCCTTCCATCGAGTTGTTTCGTGGTGTGCTCCGCCGCGGCTGCCGAAGGCGTGGACGCAGCAGGTCGTGAACGGTGGGGGGATCGTCGCGTGTCTGCCGATCACGGCTCTGCCGTCGGCCACGTTGATCGCCACCATCACCGTCGCGGCCGGGAAACCTCGTATCGAAGCCCTCGCCGGGGGCGGCTACGCCCAGAGCACGCCCGTCGCGGTCGACGATGCCCTGACCGTCCCCGGCCGCTGGGTCGACTACTGCGACCGCCGGCCCGATCCGTCCTGGATCGGCATCTGCTGGCGTTCTGCCGACGACGCCCAGCACACCGGCGCCCGCTCCGCCCTCGGCCAGCTGCTGCATCCCGGGTACACCGACACGTATCGGCAGATGGAGCTGCACTGGCGCTCCTGGTACACCTGGACGTCCGCGCTCGGCGACCCGCAGCTGAGCCTGGTGTCGCTGCGCAACGAGATCCGCGGACTCGGTCACACCACACCACGTTCGGCGGCGGTGATCCTGACCGATGGCAGGGTCATCGCGGACCGGCCGGACTCGCCGTCGCTGCACTCCTTGCGGACCTGGCTGCAACGGTGGGAACACGCCGGCCGTCCGGCACCCGAGTCCTTCGCCCGCACCCTCGTGCCGCACGACGGCCCTGACCTCGCCGGCTGGGACCTGCAGGTCGGCCACGGCTCCGTGACCACCCGACCGGCAGCCGCCGCGGCGCGTCGATGA
- a CDS encoding 5'-3' exonuclease has translation MTGLFLVDGHQLLYRAWFGFPARITSRDKTRDLTGVFGFLALMRKAHRLHAPDHELVVVFDGEHAAARRAAAVPGYKANRAGADHTPIASLPDVKRALDAAAVRWTEIDQMEADDVIATATTSAVHAGRSVVCYSSDRDFYQLLQPTVTVLTPRRTFITAADIHHRYCIHPCQWPDCRALTGDPADNIPGIRGIGPTTAANLLTDGWHLDQLPDSPRLRNPRCHPITHQWTQLLAWRDAIRLRTDIPLPDTLITGQPTAPLPRAAHLLDQLHLW, from the coding sequence GTGACCGGGTTGTTCCTCGTCGACGGGCACCAACTGCTCTACCGCGCTTGGTTCGGGTTCCCTGCCCGGATCACCAGCCGCGACAAGACCCGCGACCTGACGGGCGTGTTCGGGTTTCTCGCCCTCATGCGCAAAGCCCACCGCCTTCACGCACCCGACCACGAACTCGTCGTCGTCTTCGACGGCGAACACGCCGCCGCCCGGCGCGCCGCCGCCGTGCCTGGTTACAAGGCGAACCGGGCTGGTGCCGACCACACCCCCATCGCGTCGCTGCCCGACGTCAAGCGGGCGCTCGACGCCGCGGCCGTCCGCTGGACAGAGATCGACCAGATGGAAGCCGACGACGTCATCGCCACCGCCACCACCAGCGCCGTCCATGCGGGCCGATCCGTCGTCTGCTACTCCAGCGACCGGGACTTCTACCAACTCCTACAGCCCACCGTCACTGTCCTCACCCCACGCCGCACCTTCATTACCGCCGCCGACATCCACCACCGCTATTGCATCCACCCCTGCCAATGGCCGGACTGCCGGGCACTCACCGGCGACCCCGCCGACAACATTCCCGGCATCCGCGGCATCGGTCCCACCACCGCTGCCAACCTCCTCACCGACGGCTGGCACCTCGACCAACTCCCCGACAGCCCCCGACTCCGCAACCCACGCTGCCACCCCATCACCCACCAGTGGACCCAGCTGCTCGCTTGGCGCGACGCCATCCGCCTACGTACCGACATCCCACTCCCCGACACGCTGATCACCGGCCAGCCCACCGCGCCCCTGCCCCGCGCAGCCCACCTCCTCGACCAACTCCACCTCTGGTAA
- a CDS encoding helix-turn-helix domain-containing protein: MPRRFGTEGGITPTDIAEARKELGRHLAQWRAVAGLRQVDLAKLIRYSRSQIANVEVGRDNTTRVFWRNADAALGARGALLSMSDQVRALVQDFQAQRDHARDQVRQQAGTPSTPPISPVLACPAACACGPAVVGRWTTREIRALREALRMSPRAFSEHLGMTIATVSSWEHRTTPALDEQSVLDQALTAADSHSKARFWLLLDDPEGPIPGAHDHPAAARRPTATPIHHANRIRPAS; the protein is encoded by the coding sequence GTGCCGCGCCGCTTCGGCACGGAGGGCGGAATCACCCCGACCGACATCGCCGAAGCGCGCAAAGAACTTGGCCGCCACCTCGCCCAGTGGCGTGCCGTCGCCGGGCTGCGACAGGTCGATCTTGCCAAGCTCATTCGCTACTCCCGAAGCCAGATCGCCAACGTCGAAGTCGGCCGGGACAACACCACCCGCGTTTTTTGGCGCAACGCCGACGCTGCCCTGGGCGCACGGGGAGCACTGCTGTCCATGTCTGACCAGGTCCGGGCACTTGTACAGGACTTTCAGGCACAACGAGATCACGCACGCGACCAGGTGCGCCAGCAGGCCGGGACACCGTCGACCCCGCCCATCTCTCCAGTGCTGGCCTGTCCGGCTGCCTGTGCGTGCGGGCCGGCCGTCGTCGGCCGGTGGACCACACGGGAGATCCGCGCGTTACGCGAAGCACTACGTATGAGCCCACGTGCGTTCTCCGAACACCTCGGCATGACCATCGCAACCGTTTCCAGCTGGGAGCACCGGACCACCCCTGCGCTCGACGAGCAGTCGGTGCTGGACCAGGCCCTCACCGCCGCCGACAGCCACTCCAAAGCCCGGTTCTGGTTACTTCTCGACGACCCCGAAGGCCCCATTCCCGGCGCGCATGACCACCCGGCTGCCGCCCGCAGGCCCACCGCCACCCCGATTCACCACGCGAACCGCATACGCCCAGCTTCCTGA
- a CDS encoding transposase, which translates to MTSRPHESLDPDARPQRRTFTAEFKARILDEYESAPDAAARGAILRRERLYGSHLLDWRKARDAGAAAGLTDRRQSAARAAKKAENAELSRLQRENARLQAELNKTQTALSIMGKAHALLELLSESADAVAMPNSSSPRRRRR; encoded by the coding sequence ATGACGTCGAGGCCCCATGAGAGTCTGGATCCGGACGCCCGGCCCCAGCGGCGGACATTCACCGCGGAGTTCAAGGCGAGGATTCTGGACGAGTACGAGTCGGCGCCGGATGCGGCGGCTCGCGGGGCGATTCTGCGCCGGGAACGGCTGTACGGTTCACACCTTCTCGACTGGCGCAAGGCGCGGGATGCCGGAGCCGCGGCCGGCCTGACGGACCGGCGGCAATCGGCTGCGCGGGCGGCGAAGAAGGCCGAGAACGCTGAACTTTCCCGTCTTCAGCGGGAGAACGCCCGCCTGCAGGCCGAGTTGAACAAGACCCAGACCGCGTTGTCGATCATGGGAAAAGCTCACGCGCTCTTGGAACTGCTCTCCGAGAGCGCGGATGCCGTGGCGATGCCGAACTCGTCCTCGCCGAGGCGCAGGCGGCGCTGA
- a CDS encoding AAA family ATPase: MERNSPGSPTLVIIRGNSGSGKTTTAREVRRRFGRGAALLEQDYLRRTVLREHDIAHIDPVAPTFITVTARAALDLGYHVILEGILHTERYARVLRQLIDNHAGPVAVFYLDVSFDETVRRHLRRDEPMSFTPAQMRSWYTDRDLLDVPGETVIGETSTFEQTVTTILHASGLTTVVPQTPCPRRCPHCARKADQTTTATEAP; encoded by the coding sequence ATCGAACGCAATTCCCCGGGCTCTCCAACGTTGGTGATCATCCGTGGAAATTCCGGCAGTGGGAAGACCACGACCGCCCGTGAGGTACGACGCCGTTTCGGACGCGGTGCGGCCCTGCTGGAACAGGACTACCTGCGCAGAACCGTGCTCCGGGAACACGACATCGCCCACATCGACCCGGTCGCCCCGACGTTCATCACCGTGACCGCACGCGCCGCCCTCGACCTCGGTTACCACGTCATCCTCGAAGGCATCCTGCACACCGAACGCTACGCCCGCGTACTCCGTCAGCTCATCGACAACCATGCCGGACCGGTCGCCGTGTTCTACCTCGACGTGTCCTTCGACGAGACCGTCCGCCGCCACCTCCGTCGCGACGAACCCATGTCCTTCACCCCCGCACAGATGCGCAGCTGGTACACCGACCGCGACCTGCTCGACGTCCCCGGGGAGACCGTCATCGGCGAGACCAGCACCTTCGAGCAGACGGTCACCACGATCCTGCACGCAAGCGGCCTCACCACCGTCGTCCCGCAGACGCCCTGCCCACGACGATGCCCGCACTGCGCCCGCAAAGCCGACCAGACGACCACCGCGACGGAGGCTCCGTGA
- a CDS encoding ABC transporter ATP-binding protein, with translation MPRIDHPDRTPARPQPQRDSVLPELREVWWETGVRARAQAGLFAVFSELPRLVWAALVVSWRADRLRTSVVGVTTVGAGVMAAFGLLAAQRVLVELFAGGPTADKVLAALPALAALAAVTALRAGMAAAMGYAQNGLTPKVDREVERGLFEVTTAVRLEAFDADAFADDMERASRGANSTTGLVQASMNLLAGLAGVLAVAVAVVVVHPLLLLALLVATVPNGWASLRAGHLRYQTYAAGSVRRRRLWLLHRLMAERDSAPELRSYGLRGFLLDQYDRVMAVETGIQLALARRVTTTTTVGAMIGGVATAVVYVLLGLLLIDGQIPLAAAATCVIAVQSAQRSLAVVTFQVDRVYTEGQHFRDYTGFMTRAADYLPPHAEPAAELPAPGRLEGITVDAVSLRYPDRDTAAVDQVSLTIEAGQTVAFVGENGSGKSTLATMIVTLRTPTSGTIRYNGRPAEDWGSDALRARIGVVTQEYHKWPFTAATNIAVGDITTHAERTRIEAAAARAVAHDMITDLPHGYETLLDRTFAGGQDLSGGQWQRITAARGFLRDADVLVMDEPSSALDPRAEDALFQAIRDRQGRGITILITHRLANVRHADRIFVLHHGRLVESGTHDHLMNADGRYAELFTLQAAGYDTTGPAAAVPRQTATAGRSTP, from the coding sequence ATGCCCAGAATCGACCACCCCGACCGGACGCCGGCCCGTCCCCAACCGCAGCGGGATTCGGTGCTGCCGGAGTTGCGGGAGGTGTGGTGGGAGACCGGTGTGCGGGCGCGGGCGCAGGCCGGTCTGTTCGCCGTGTTCTCGGAGCTGCCGCGGCTGGTCTGGGCCGCGCTCGTGGTGAGCTGGCGCGCCGACCGGCTGCGGACGTCGGTCGTCGGTGTCACGACGGTCGGCGCGGGGGTGATGGCGGCGTTCGGGCTCCTCGCGGCGCAGCGGGTGCTGGTGGAGCTGTTCGCCGGCGGACCGACCGCCGACAAGGTGCTGGCCGCGCTGCCCGCCCTGGCCGCGCTCGCGGCGGTGACGGCCTTGCGCGCCGGCATGGCCGCCGCGATGGGGTACGCGCAGAACGGCCTGACGCCGAAGGTCGATCGGGAGGTGGAACGCGGCCTGTTCGAGGTGACGACGGCCGTGCGGCTGGAGGCGTTCGACGCCGACGCGTTCGCCGACGACATGGAGCGAGCCTCCCGCGGCGCGAACTCCACCACCGGCCTGGTGCAGGCGTCGATGAACCTGCTCGCCGGCCTCGCCGGCGTCCTCGCGGTCGCGGTCGCCGTGGTGGTCGTCCACCCGCTGTTGCTGCTGGCCCTGCTGGTGGCGACGGTGCCGAACGGGTGGGCGTCGCTGCGCGCCGGGCACCTGCGCTACCAGACGTACGCCGCCGGGTCGGTACGCCGACGCCGGCTGTGGCTGCTGCACCGGCTGATGGCCGAACGCGACTCCGCCCCCGAACTACGCTCCTACGGTCTGCGCGGCTTCCTGCTCGACCAGTACGACCGGGTCATGGCCGTCGAGACCGGCATCCAACTCGCCCTCGCCCGGCGGGTCACCACGACGACCACCGTCGGCGCGATGATCGGCGGAGTGGCCACCGCCGTGGTGTACGTCCTGCTCGGCCTGCTGCTCATCGATGGCCAGATCCCCCTCGCCGCCGCCGCGACCTGCGTCATCGCCGTGCAGTCCGCGCAACGGTCCCTGGCGGTGGTCACGTTCCAGGTCGACCGGGTTTACACCGAGGGGCAGCACTTCCGCGACTACACCGGCTTCATGACCCGCGCCGCCGACTACCTGCCACCCCACGCCGAACCGGCCGCCGAGTTGCCGGCACCGGGCCGGCTGGAGGGGATCACCGTCGATGCGGTGAGCCTGCGCTATCCCGACCGTGACACGGCGGCCGTCGACCAGGTCAGCCTGACCATCGAGGCGGGGCAGACGGTGGCGTTCGTCGGGGAGAACGGCTCCGGCAAGTCCACCCTCGCTACCATGATCGTCACCCTGCGCACCCCGACCAGCGGCACCATCCGTTACAACGGCCGACCAGCCGAGGACTGGGGCAGCGACGCGCTACGAGCGCGGATCGGGGTGGTGACGCAGGAGTACCACAAGTGGCCGTTCACCGCCGCCACGAACATCGCCGTCGGCGACATCACCACCCACGCCGAGCGGACCCGCATCGAGGCCGCCGCCGCACGCGCCGTCGCCCACGACATGATCACCGACCTGCCTCACGGCTATGAGACGCTGCTCGACCGCACCTTCGCCGGCGGCCAAGACCTCTCCGGCGGCCAATGGCAGCGCATCACCGCCGCCCGCGGGTTCCTGCGCGACGCCGACGTGCTCGTCATGGACGAACCCTCGTCCGCCCTCGACCCCCGTGCCGAGGACGCCCTCTTCCAGGCCATTCGAGACCGGCAGGGGCGCGGCATCACCATCCTGATCACTCACCGGCTGGCCAACGTTCGCCACGCCGACCGTATCTTCGTCCTGCACCACGGCCGTCTCGTCGAGTCCGGCACCCACGACCACCTGATGAACGCCGACGGGCGGTACGCCGAACTGTTCACCCTCCAAGCCGCCGGCTACGACACCACTGGTCCCGCTGCGGCGGTGCCCCGGCAGACCGCGACCGCCGGACGGAGCACGCCATGA
- a CDS encoding carbon-nitrogen hydrolase family protein gives MNVADRIRIAIAQTHVAADPAANGTAIRAAVRQAADGGARLVHFAEGALSGYAGAAKPHYAGWRIDWAPVAEQLAATMALAGELGVWVVVGGNHRLTGDHWPHNSLWVIADSGDVVDRYDKRLLSHNEVSGFYTPGEHVCTFAVDGFTFGCLLCIEVNFPELWMQQADLGVDCVLFSSFSEDPIFEIIARGHAATTGCWVSMAVPAQCAPAASCALIGPHGYLLRRAKSDGPDVVCVDLDRTDADLDIALNKARPWRAAARAGDIYATRRVTDARSFDRTQP, from the coding sequence GTGAACGTGGCTGACCGGATCCGTATCGCCATCGCGCAGACTCACGTCGCCGCCGACCCGGCCGCCAACGGCACCGCGATCCGGGCCGCCGTGCGGCAGGCCGCCGACGGCGGCGCCCGGCTCGTCCACTTCGCCGAAGGCGCGCTGAGCGGCTACGCGGGTGCGGCCAAGCCGCACTACGCCGGATGGCGCATCGACTGGGCGCCGGTCGCCGAACAACTGGCCGCAACGATGGCACTGGCCGGTGAGCTCGGGGTGTGGGTCGTGGTCGGCGGCAACCATCGGCTCACCGGAGACCACTGGCCCCACAACTCGCTGTGGGTGATCGCCGACAGCGGCGATGTGGTCGACCGGTACGACAAGCGGCTGCTGTCGCACAACGAGGTCAGCGGTTTCTACACCCCGGGTGAGCACGTCTGCACCTTCGCGGTGGACGGGTTCACCTTCGGCTGTCTGCTCTGCATCGAGGTCAACTTCCCTGAGCTGTGGATGCAGCAGGCCGACCTCGGTGTGGACTGCGTGCTGTTCTCCAGCTTCTCCGAGGACCCGATCTTCGAGATCATCGCCCGCGGGCACGCTGCCACCACCGGATGCTGGGTCAGCATGGCCGTGCCCGCCCAATGCGCGCCGGCCGCGTCCTGCGCGCTGATCGGCCCGCACGGCTATCTGCTGCGCCGCGCGAAGTCGGACGGCCCGGACGTCGTCTGCGTCGATCTGGACCGCACCGATGCGGACCTGGATATCGCGCTGAACAAGGCCCGGCCGTGGCGAGCCGCCGCCCGGGCCGGTGACATCTACGCCACCCGCCGGGTCACCGATGCCCGCAGCTTCGACCGCACCCAACCCTGA
- a CDS encoding NUDIX hydrolase: MHVLLRRADGQVLFLQRAGTGEAAGQLCLPGRHLEDGESVVVGAIRETAEETGVELSETNLEFVHVVHRRHGHDDPRLGFFFLATGWQGQPVNREPHKCAGLIWADPAQPPATTIAYTVAALEQIHSGRPFSLDGWAEHSPPDSLAQLPPPPPATDPASAAAASMRPTCSHSPRSAATS; this comes from the coding sequence GTGCACGTGCTGCTGCGCCGCGCCGACGGCCAGGTCCTGTTCCTGCAACGCGCCGGCACCGGTGAAGCCGCCGGCCAGCTCTGTCTGCCCGGTAGACACCTCGAAGACGGGGAATCGGTCGTCGTCGGCGCGATACGGGAGACGGCCGAGGAAACCGGTGTCGAGCTGTCCGAGACGAATCTGGAGTTCGTTCATGTCGTGCACCGCCGCCACGGCCACGACGACCCGCGGCTCGGCTTCTTCTTCCTCGCCACCGGCTGGCAAGGCCAGCCGGTCAACCGGGAACCCCACAAATGCGCAGGCCTGATCTGGGCGGACCCGGCGCAGCCACCCGCCACCACGATCGCGTACACCGTGGCCGCCCTGGAACAGATCCACAGCGGGCGCCCCTTCTCCCTGGACGGCTGGGCAGAGCACTCGCCCCCCGACAGCCTGGCCCAACTTCCCCCCCCCCCCCCGGCGACTGACCCGGCGAGTGCAGCCGCTGCCTCAATGCGCCCGACATGCTCGCACTCTCCCCGCTCGGCAGCCACCTCGTGA